TGTATACTTTACAGTACCAATTTAAAAAAGGGGGTAATAATTATGATAATTACAACTACTAATAATATTGAAGGACATAAAATAGTAAAATATCATGGTATAATTTTTGGTGAAGTAATAACAGGAGTAAACTTTATCAAGGATATTGGAGCAGGATTAAGAGATTTCTTTGGTGGACGTTCTAAAGGTTATGAGGATGAACTTTTAACTGCAAGAAGTCAAGCATTACAAGAATTGGAAGAAAGAGCTAAAAGTATAGGTGCAAATGCAATAGTTGGGGTTAAGATGGATTATGAAATGCTAGGAGCATCTAACAATATGATGATGGTAACTTGTTCAGGAACAGCAGTAGTTATAGAATAAAAAGATAAAAGCAGGAATAAATAACCTGCTTTTATTAATAACATAGTACCTATTTTAAATCTGTAATACTTTTACCAATACTTCCACCTGGATGCCATTTTATGTATTCATTTGGGCTTAAATTATAGTAATTTTGTAATAATATGCTTAAAGTTTGTAAGGCAACTATTTCTGATAATATAGAAATTTCTTAACTTTAAATTTTATTATGGTATAATATTAATAAAAATAGGTGTTCATATATTTATTTTTGGTATTAATAATAAATTATAAAAAATTAATGGAGGAATTAAAATGAATTGTAAAATTTATTTAAATGTGCCATTTTCTGAAAAAGAAGAGGCCAAAAATTTAGGGGCAAAATGGAATCCAAAAGAAAAAAAGTGGTATTATGAAGGGAATATTTCTAATTTATCAAAATTTGGTAAATGGATATTACCAGAAAATTTTTATTGCTTATCATTTGTGTTTGGGTATATATATTTAATTTTTGCTAAAAGAAATTGTTTTAAATGTAAAAAAGATACTACAGTTGTTGGAATAGGAGTAACTGATTATATTACAATTTACGATAATGAAGATGAACCACGTGATTTTTATATCGAAAGTTCACATTATCCTAAAATGAGTAAAATTTTTGATTTTAATATAGGGTTACCAAAATCTTTATTAATTTTATTAAAAAAATATGGAGTATATGAAGATTATTCAAAGATAGCTGGAAAAACTATATGTAATCATTGTAATCATTGTGGTATTTTACAGGGCAATAATTATATTTTTGAAGAATATAACAGACCATTTAATCCTGTTTTTGAAACTGAGGAAGAATTGAAAAATAAAGTAAAAGAAATGAATATATTGCCTATTAAAATAAATATAGATTATGGTTTGCCTATAAATATTGATTTAGAAGATGAGTATACTTTTTATTTGTCAAATGAACCTATATTAGACGAATTATTGATTAATGGAGAATTAAGTACTTATATTTTAAAATATGCTAATAAATTACAAGAAATACATATAAAAATAGAATAAAATCAATAAATCTTTAATTAAAACTAAATGTTTATAAGTAAATATAAAATAAAAAGATACTTTGTTTATATAAAGCCCTATAAATTCAAAGTATCTTTATTTTTTTCAGTTTGAAATGTAAGACTCCATAATTAATGAACCCTAAAAAGTGTGATTTATAGTCATAAAAATGGTTATTTAATTTATATATTTTTTTTCTTTTTTGATAATTCAATAAAAATCATTTTAAAAAATTTCTTCTAAGGATGGTCTTGTGGTGGTATATATCTAATTTTTTCTGTTTTCTCAATTGTTTTTTCATTAAAGTTTTTAGAAAATTCTAAAATGTTATCTATTTTTTTCAAATCAAATATTTCATTATCTAATATCATATGTAATGTA
The Oceanivirga salmonicida genome window above contains:
- a CDS encoding putative heavy metal-binding protein, with the translated sequence MIITTTNNIEGHKIVKYHGIIFGEVITGVNFIKDIGAGLRDFFGGRSKGYEDELLTARSQALQELEERAKSIGANAIVGVKMDYEMLGASNNMMMVTCSGTAVVIE
- a CDS encoding DUF5710 domain-containing protein, with the protein product MNCKIYLNVPFSEKEEAKNLGAKWNPKEKKWYYEGNISNLSKFGKWILPENFYCLSFVFGYIYLIFAKRNCFKCKKDTTVVGIGVTDYITIYDNEDEPRDFYIESSHYPKMSKIFDFNIGLPKSLLILLKKYGVYEDYSKIAGKTICNHCNHCGILQGNNYIFEEYNRPFNPVFETEEELKNKVKEMNILPIKINIDYGLPINIDLEDEYTFYLSNEPILDELLINGELSTYILKYANKLQEIHIKIE